The Sphingobacterium bambusae genome includes a window with the following:
- the hemF gene encoding oxygen-dependent coproporphyrinogen oxidase translates to MTLTKEYIAQTYQTIQDEITKGLEDLDGKATFQEEIWQREGGGGGRTRIIQQGDILEKGGVNFSAVHGKLPETIKRAFGVDEEDFFATGISIVIHPYNPWVPIIHMNVRYFELNEQVRWFGGGIDLTPHYVIEDDARFFHQMMKNVCDRHHPDFYRDFKTWADNYFFIKHRQETRGVGGVFYDKLTPAKTGLTEEGLFAFSCDLARTFVPTYTEIVERNRSKKFSAAEKDWQLLRRGRYVEFNLVYDSGTRFGLETNGRIESILMSLPAQANWAYDFKPLPGSLEEQTLSLLKKDVNWVV, encoded by the coding sequence ATGACGTTAACAAAAGAATATATTGCCCAGACCTATCAGACCATTCAAGATGAAATAACAAAAGGCCTTGAAGATTTGGACGGCAAAGCTACTTTCCAGGAAGAAATTTGGCAACGTGAAGGCGGCGGCGGTGGACGTACGCGGATTATACAGCAAGGAGATATTCTGGAAAAGGGGGGCGTTAATTTTTCTGCCGTACATGGAAAATTGCCAGAGACGATAAAACGTGCATTTGGCGTAGATGAAGAGGATTTTTTTGCTACTGGAATCAGTATTGTTATTCACCCCTATAATCCTTGGGTTCCCATCATTCACATGAATGTTCGTTATTTCGAGTTGAATGAACAAGTTCGTTGGTTCGGAGGAGGAATCGATCTTACCCCGCACTATGTTATCGAAGATGATGCTCGTTTCTTTCATCAAATGATGAAAAATGTATGTGACAGGCATCACCCCGATTTTTACCGTGATTTTAAAACATGGGCAGACAACTACTTCTTTATTAAGCATAGACAGGAGACTCGTGGCGTGGGTGGTGTTTTCTATGATAAATTAACTCCCGCCAAAACAGGATTAACGGAGGAGGGTCTTTTTGCTTTCTCCTGTGATTTGGCACGTACCTTTGTGCCTACCTACACCGAAATAGTCGAACGGAATCGCAGCAAAAAATTCAGTGCTGCAGAAAAAGATTGGCAATTGTTGCGTCGTGGTCGCTACGTCGAATTTAACTTGGTCTACGATTCAGGTACACGCTTCGGATTGGAAACCAATGGGCGCATAGAGTCTATTCTTATGAGCTTGCCGGCGCAGGCCAATTGGGCTTATGATTTTAAACCGCTCCCGGGTTCCTTAGAGGAACAGACGCTTTCTTTGCTAAAGAAAGATGTAAACTGGGTAGTCTAA
- a CDS encoding NAD(P)H-dependent glycerol-3-phosphate dehydrogenase has protein sequence MEETEQKIGMLGSGSWATAMIKMLGDNHEKKQVLWWIRKEEDLAYVKTYKHNPTYLSAVELRVDADHLFSDARTVIKQSDIVILNTPSAYLKDALKGVDAADFKGKLVVTAIKGIIPDENLIVGEYLSKIYQIPLANIIVIGGPCHAEEVSAEKLSYLTIAAKDTANAERVASVLRNRYINTILSTDVYGVEYGAVLKNIYALAGGICHGLGFGDNFMAVLVSNAIREMETCVMAIDPEANRDINASAYLGDLLVTAYSQFSRNRTFGHMIGKGYTVQSAQLEMNMVAEGYYASACIQNIIQRYNLEMPICNMVYQILYNKQPANVEVNTLASKLT, from the coding sequence ATGGAAGAAACCGAACAAAAAATCGGGATGCTGGGCAGTGGAAGTTGGGCGACGGCGATGATCAAGATGTTGGGCGACAACCACGAGAAAAAACAGGTGCTTTGGTGGATCAGAAAAGAGGAAGATCTCGCGTATGTAAAAACCTATAAACACAATCCTACTTATTTAAGTGCGGTAGAACTACGTGTGGATGCCGACCATCTTTTTTCCGATGCGCGTACGGTCATTAAACAATCCGATATCGTTATTCTGAATACACCGTCTGCTTATCTTAAAGACGCACTGAAGGGCGTGGATGCGGCAGATTTCAAAGGTAAGTTGGTTGTCACAGCTATCAAAGGCATTATTCCGGATGAGAACTTGATTGTAGGGGAGTATCTATCTAAAATATACCAAATACCTTTAGCGAATATCATTGTCATTGGCGGACCCTGCCATGCTGAAGAAGTATCGGCAGAGAAACTTTCTTACTTAACGATCGCGGCTAAAGATACAGCAAATGCTGAACGTGTAGCGTCCGTGCTTCGCAACCGTTACATCAACACTATCCTTTCGACAGATGTGTATGGTGTTGAATATGGCGCCGTACTGAAGAATATATACGCGCTGGCAGGTGGCATTTGTCATGGTCTAGGCTTTGGAGATAACTTTATGGCAGTTTTGGTATCCAACGCTATACGGGAGATGGAGACCTGTGTCATGGCGATAGACCCAGAAGCTAATCGCGATATCAATGCCTCTGCTTATTTGGGTGATTTGCTCGTTACTGCTTATTCCCAGTTCAGTCGTAATAGAACCTTTGGACATATGATTGGCAAGGGCTATACGGTGCAGTCTGCGCAGTTGGAAATGAACATGGTAGCGGAAGGGTATTACGCTTCGGCTTGTATACAGAACATAATACAACGATATAACTTGGAGATGCCCATATGTAATATGGTATATCAGATTCTCTATAACAAACAACCTGCTAATGTGGAGGTAAACACCTTAGCATCAAAATTGACTTAA
- a CDS encoding ABC-F family ATP-binding cassette domain-containing protein: MLTIQNVTYLHPDRELLFQDLSLSIASQQKAALIGNNGSGKSTLLKLIAGELSPSAGRVQCDGTIYYVPQIFGQFNSSTIADALGVGDKLRAYYRILDGDAGEETFAQLDDDWGIEERCHEALAEWGFPTLNLLDTVSIFSGGEKMKLFLAGIQINQPRLLLLDEPSNHLDTVSKAMLYNFIRHTNISILLVSHDRALLNLLDSMYELNPKGVTLYSGNYDFYKEQKDLSLHALQQQIHSQEKELRKAKEKERATMERQQRTDARGKKKQEKAGVARIMMNTLRNNAENSRSKLQGQHQEKIDGIRTGLIDLRANRPATSTMRFGFTESEQPPGKLLVEAKDMNLQHDGTDLWRAGISFQIRSGERIQLSGSNGSGKSSLARLISGYDAPTRGTCHRSAHRSVYIDQDYSLLRDDLTVYEQVQHTNDGGLPEHLLKTRLDQFLFPMQKWGQPCKQLSGGERMRLALCCLTVSKEVTDLLILDEPTNNLDIQNIEILTAAINEFKGTLIVISHDQTFSEALALQRSIDLQTHN, encoded by the coding sequence ATGCTTACTATACAAAACGTAACTTATCTACATCCCGATAGGGAATTACTTTTTCAGGACCTTAGTTTATCCATTGCATCGCAACAAAAAGCCGCTTTGATCGGCAATAATGGTAGCGGCAAATCCACGTTGTTAAAGCTCATCGCTGGTGAGTTATCTCCGTCCGCCGGGCGTGTGCAGTGCGATGGCACAATCTACTATGTTCCGCAGATCTTCGGGCAGTTTAACAGTTCCACAATAGCCGATGCTCTTGGCGTTGGCGATAAGCTTCGCGCCTATTACCGCATTTTGGATGGCGACGCAGGAGAGGAAACTTTCGCCCAATTGGATGATGATTGGGGAATTGAAGAACGCTGTCATGAGGCCTTAGCGGAATGGGGATTTCCAACCCTAAACCTTTTGGATACCGTATCTATCTTTAGCGGAGGCGAAAAGATGAAGCTCTTTTTGGCTGGAATACAGATAAATCAACCACGATTGCTATTGTTGGACGAACCGAGTAACCATTTGGACACCGTAAGCAAAGCTATGCTTTACAACTTTATACGCCACACAAATATTTCGATTCTACTGGTAAGCCATGATCGTGCACTGCTCAACCTGCTAGACAGCATGTACGAACTAAATCCTAAGGGCGTAACATTATACAGCGGGAATTACGATTTTTACAAAGAACAGAAGGATCTTTCTCTCCACGCTCTTCAACAACAGATCCATAGCCAAGAGAAAGAGCTGCGCAAAGCCAAGGAAAAAGAAAGGGCAACCATGGAACGTCAGCAGCGCACGGATGCCCGTGGTAAAAAGAAGCAGGAAAAAGCGGGAGTTGCCCGAATCATGATGAATACCCTACGCAACAATGCGGAAAACAGTCGCTCAAAACTACAGGGTCAACACCAAGAGAAAATAGATGGTATACGAACCGGTTTGATTGATTTACGTGCCAACCGGCCAGCGACAAGCACCATGCGTTTTGGTTTTACAGAAAGCGAACAACCACCTGGAAAATTACTCGTAGAAGCGAAAGACATGAATTTGCAACACGATGGAACAGACTTGTGGCGCGCTGGCATAAGCTTCCAGATCAGAAGTGGCGAACGTATTCAACTTTCCGGTTCCAACGGCTCGGGGAAAAGCAGCCTAGCTCGCCTCATTTCCGGATATGATGCTCCAACCCGTGGCACATGTCATCGGTCTGCACATCGATCAGTTTACATCGACCAAGACTATAGTTTGTTACGTGATGATTTGACTGTCTACGAACAAGTGCAACACACAAATGATGGCGGGCTACCTGAACATCTCTTAAAAACTCGACTTGATCAATTTCTATTCCCTATGCAAAAGTGGGGACAGCCGTGCAAACAGTTAAGTGGAGGTGAAAGGATGCGTCTGGCATTGTGTTGTCTAACCGTTAGCAAGGAAGTGACAGATCTTCTTATTCTTGACGAACCAACGAACAACTTGGATATACAAAATATCGAGATATTAACCGCTGCCATCAACGAATTTAAAGGAACATTGATTGTGATATCCCACGACCAAACATTTAGTGAAGCACTAGCGCTACAACGGTCTATCGACCTGCAAACGCATAACTAA
- a CDS encoding DsbA family oxidoreductase, which yields MAEKMKVEVWSDVMCPFCYIGKRKFEQVLDALPFKEQVELEWKSYQLNPHLQTDTNRNYYDNLADSKGMPRAQAEAMCNQVTEMAKGEQLTFKLDKAIVANSFKAHELAHFAKRYGKQDQAEELLFKAHFTDGENIDDIDLLKRIATQLGLDVLALEHALENKVFEDEVRQDIYEAQQIGVRGVPFFVYDRKYAISGAQDATVFRQTIQKAFEEWATKNGSNLEVIEGPSCGPDGCD from the coding sequence ATGGCAGAAAAGATGAAAGTAGAAGTTTGGAGCGACGTGATGTGCCCATTCTGTTATATAGGTAAGCGGAAATTCGAACAGGTTTTGGATGCACTTCCTTTCAAAGAGCAAGTGGAGCTTGAGTGGAAAAGTTATCAGTTGAATCCCCACTTGCAGACAGATACAAACCGAAACTATTACGACAACCTAGCGGATAGCAAAGGCATGCCACGTGCGCAGGCAGAAGCAATGTGTAATCAAGTGACAGAAATGGCGAAGGGAGAACAATTGACCTTCAAGCTGGACAAGGCGATTGTTGCTAATTCGTTCAAGGCTCACGAGCTTGCTCATTTCGCGAAGCGTTATGGTAAACAAGATCAAGCTGAGGAGCTGTTGTTTAAGGCTCATTTTACCGACGGAGAAAACATTGATGATATTGATTTACTAAAGCGTATTGCGACGCAGCTCGGCTTGGATGTACTTGCGCTGGAACATGCCTTAGAAAATAAGGTTTTTGAGGATGAGGTTCGTCAAGATATTTACGAAGCACAACAAATTGGTGTCCGCGGAGTTCCCTTCTTTGTTTACGATAGGAAATACGCTATTTCAGGAGCACAGGATGCTACCGTTTTTCGCCAAACCATTCAAAAAGCTTTTGAAGAGTGGGCTACAAAAAACGGCAGCAACTTGGAGGTTATAGAAGGGCCGTCTTGCGGACCTGACGGATGTGATTAG
- a CDS encoding methyltransferase domain-containing protein — protein MPWNPDLYNNFKDIRYQPFYDLLGFIQSNDPAKIVDLGCGTGEQTSIIAERFPNAAVLGVDSSPEMLEQSAAVERQNLNFRQQTIEELVASGEKWDIIFSNAALQWSDNHEQLFPSLLSLLQPGGQFLVQMPMQRDNTLNSILLELAEEKPFSDYLKGWTSQSPVQSIDAYTQWLFDAGLVNLRVEQRVYPIIATDHDTLYQFIAGSALIPYMDRLAAEERSLFIEAYKERIAAAFPKLPAIYAFKRLLLYGTK, from the coding sequence ATGCCTTGGAACCCTGATCTATATAATAACTTCAAAGATATACGCTACCAACCATTTTATGATTTACTTGGCTTTATACAATCTAATGACCCCGCTAAGATTGTCGATCTAGGTTGCGGTACGGGCGAGCAGACCTCGATAATCGCCGAGCGATTTCCTAACGCAGCCGTGTTGGGCGTAGATTCTTCTCCCGAGATGTTGGAACAATCGGCTGCGGTGGAACGCCAAAATTTGAATTTTCGACAGCAAACCATCGAGGAGCTTGTCGCTTCTGGCGAGAAATGGGATATCATTTTTAGTAATGCCGCGCTGCAGTGGTCGGATAACCACGAGCAGTTGTTTCCTAGTTTGTTGAGCCTCTTGCAGCCTGGCGGGCAATTCCTTGTACAAATGCCCATGCAAAGGGACAACACCTTAAATAGCATCTTGCTCGAGTTGGCCGAAGAAAAGCCGTTTAGTGATTATTTGAAAGGCTGGACAAGTCAATCCCCGGTACAAAGTATCGATGCTTATACGCAATGGCTTTTCGATGCGGGCTTGGTTAATTTACGGGTAGAGCAACGTGTGTATCCAATTATAGCAACGGATCATGACACTTTATATCAATTTATTGCGGGCTCGGCGTTGATTCCTTACATGGATCGGTTGGCAGCCGAAGAGCGTAGTTTGTTCATCGAAGCGTATAAAGAACGCATTGCTGCAGCCTTTCCGAAGCTCCCCGCCATCTATGCCTTTAAAAGATTGCTTTTATACGGAACGAAGTAG
- the katG gene encoding catalase/peroxidase HPI — MENQSNDISKCPFHNGSMKPPVGGSGTSNRDWWPKQLKLGILRQHSTLTDPMGASFDYAAAFNSLDLAAVKQDLHALMTDSQDWWPADFGHYGPLFIRMAWHSAGTYRVGDGRGGAGAGQQRFAPLNSWPDNVSLDKARRLLWPIKQKYGNKISWADLLILTGNVALESMGFKTFGFAGGRADVWEADQDVYWGSETTWLGGDLRYAHGSEGAGKEGGVVVSDDDADGDTHSRFLEKPLAAVQMGLIYVNPEGPDGNPDPILAAKDIRDTFGRMAMNDEETVALIAGGHSFGKTHGAAPATHVSDEPEAAGIEAQGLGWANSYGSGKGADTITSGLEVIWTKTPTQWSNNFFENLFAFEWELTKSPAGAHQWVAKDADDIIPDAYDGTKKHRPTMLTTDLSLRFDPEFEKISRRFLENPDLLADAFARAWFKLTHRDMGPRARYLGPEVPSEVLLWQDPIPELDHALINEEDVATLKAKILASGLSVSQLVSTAWASASTFRGSDKRGGANGARIRLAPQKDWEVNNPAQLNHVLQVLEGIQQDFNTAQQGTKRVSLSDLIVLAGCVAVVSAAKNAGHTITVPFKPGRMDASQEQTDVESFGYLEPLADGFRNYRKANAPAFTEELLIDKAQLLTLTAPELTVLLGGLRVLDVNFDGSKHGVFTDRPSQLTNDFFVNLLDMSTAWKAIDGRKEVYEGRCRTTDALKWTATRADLVFGSHAELRAIAEVYGSADAQDKFVQDFVKAWAKVMDLDRFDLQ, encoded by the coding sequence ATGGAAAACCAATCAAACGACATCAGCAAATGCCCTTTTCACAATGGCAGTATGAAACCACCAGTTGGCGGCAGCGGAACAAGCAATCGCGACTGGTGGCCGAAGCAATTGAAGTTGGGTATCTTGCGTCAGCATTCAACGCTCACTGACCCTATGGGGGCGAGCTTTGATTATGCCGCGGCATTCAATAGTTTAGACTTGGCAGCAGTAAAACAGGATTTGCATGCCCTCATGACCGATTCCCAAGACTGGTGGCCAGCGGATTTTGGCCATTACGGTCCCTTGTTCATACGTATGGCATGGCATAGTGCCGGTACGTATCGCGTGGGCGATGGCCGTGGCGGTGCAGGTGCTGGGCAACAACGCTTCGCTCCGTTGAACAGTTGGCCCGATAATGTGAGTTTGGACAAGGCGCGACGCTTGTTGTGGCCAATCAAACAAAAGTATGGCAACAAGATCTCTTGGGCCGACTTATTGATTCTTACAGGAAATGTGGCCTTGGAATCTATGGGCTTCAAGACCTTTGGTTTTGCTGGTGGCAGGGCTGACGTCTGGGAAGCTGATCAGGATGTTTATTGGGGATCGGAAACTACTTGGCTAGGTGGCGACTTACGCTATGCACACGGCTCGGAAGGTGCAGGCAAAGAAGGAGGTGTTGTCGTCTCTGATGATGATGCCGACGGTGATACGCATTCCAGATTCTTAGAGAAACCGTTGGCTGCGGTTCAAATGGGCCTTATTTATGTTAACCCAGAAGGGCCCGATGGAAATCCAGATCCGATTTTAGCGGCAAAGGACATTCGCGATACCTTCGGACGAATGGCGATGAACGACGAAGAAACCGTCGCGCTGATTGCGGGTGGCCATAGTTTTGGTAAAACGCATGGCGCGGCGCCGGCTACGCATGTTTCGGATGAGCCTGAAGCTGCTGGAATAGAGGCACAAGGTTTGGGATGGGCAAATAGTTATGGATCAGGAAAAGGTGCAGATACAATCACCAGTGGGTTGGAAGTTATTTGGACAAAAACACCTACACAGTGGAGCAATAATTTTTTTGAAAATCTCTTTGCCTTTGAATGGGAACTTACAAAGAGCCCTGCAGGAGCACACCAGTGGGTAGCTAAGGATGCCGACGATATTATCCCTGATGCTTATGATGGTACCAAGAAACATCGTCCGACGATGTTAACGACCGACCTATCTCTACGCTTTGATCCAGAATTTGAGAAAATATCGCGTAGATTTTTAGAAAATCCCGATTTGCTGGCGGATGCTTTCGCTAGAGCATGGTTTAAGTTGACACATCGTGACATGGGACCACGTGCGCGTTATTTAGGACCGGAAGTTCCCAGCGAGGTGTTGCTCTGGCAGGATCCTATTCCCGAGTTGGATCATGCATTAATTAACGAGGAAGACGTCGCAACCTTAAAAGCGAAAATTCTAGCGTCGGGCTTATCCGTATCGCAGCTTGTGTCAACAGCCTGGGCTTCTGCATCTACATTTCGTGGTTCCGACAAGAGAGGCGGAGCAAATGGAGCCCGGATACGTTTAGCGCCACAGAAGGACTGGGAGGTCAATAACCCTGCTCAGCTCAACCACGTATTGCAGGTACTTGAAGGAATTCAGCAGGACTTTAACACAGCGCAGCAGGGGACTAAGCGTGTATCCTTGTCGGATCTAATCGTATTGGCTGGTTGTGTCGCTGTGGTCAGCGCGGCAAAAAACGCAGGACACACGATAACGGTACCTTTTAAGCCCGGTCGTATGGATGCTTCGCAAGAGCAAACCGATGTGGAATCTTTCGGTTACCTAGAACCACTTGCAGACGGTTTCCGCAACTATCGCAAAGCGAATGCACCTGCGTTTACGGAGGAGCTGCTAATCGACAAAGCACAGTTGCTGACGTTGACAGCGCCCGAGTTGACTGTACTCCTTGGTGGTTTACGCGTTTTAGATGTTAACTTTGATGGATCCAAGCATGGGGTTTTCACAGATAGGCCAAGCCAGCTCACCAACGACTTCTTCGTGAATTTGTTGGATATGAGTACCGCTTGGAAGGCGATTGATGGCCGTAAAGAAGTCTATGAAGGACGTTGCCGCACAACCGATGCGTTAAAATGGACGGCTACTAGAGCCGATTTGGTTTTTGGGTCTCATGCGGAGTTACGCGCTATCGCCGAGGTGTATGGCAGCGCAGATGCGCAGGATAAATTTGTGCAAGACTTCGTTAAAGCTTGGGCAAAAGTGATGGATCTCGATCGATTTGATCTTCAATAA
- a CDS encoding 3'-5' exonuclease produces the protein MKGYFLFIDTETSGIPKRWNKPYSDQLNWPSVIQLAWIIYTADGQEVKRVSKYIYEGDIQINAASQQVHGITADFLEKHGDRRKHILRKLAYDIKKYAPLIIGHFIELDIQVLSADYFRAQLQNPFPKQLFFCTMLESKKYAMNPAVEYLRLVQLHEQLFDIRPQDIHEAEHDAEITARCFFEMLQRNNITEQDLHMQQLEFSQKLNFADKQDV, from the coding sequence TTGAAGGGTTACTTTCTATTTATCGATACGGAAACCTCGGGCATACCGAAGCGTTGGAACAAGCCATACTCCGACCAATTAAATTGGCCTTCGGTTATACAGTTGGCTTGGATTATCTATACAGCTGATGGACAAGAAGTAAAACGTGTTAGCAAATATATATACGAAGGAGACATTCAAATTAACGCTGCTTCACAGCAGGTACATGGAATCACAGCGGACTTCTTAGAAAAGCACGGTGATCGCAGAAAGCATATATTGCGCAAATTAGCCTACGATATAAAGAAGTATGCCCCTTTGATCATAGGCCATTTCATCGAGCTTGACATTCAAGTACTAAGTGCGGACTATTTTCGTGCCCAACTGCAAAACCCTTTTCCGAAGCAACTGTTTTTTTGTACTATGCTGGAGAGTAAGAAATATGCAATGAATCCTGCGGTAGAGTACTTGCGATTAGTGCAACTTCATGAACAGTTATTTGATATCCGTCCGCAAGATATACACGAGGCAGAGCATGATGCAGAAATCACCGCCCGATGTTTTTTTGAAATGCTGCAACGAAACAATATTACCGAACAAGATTTACATATGCAGCAACTAGAGTTTTCACAAAAGCTTAACTTTGCAGACAAACAGGATGTCTAA
- a CDS encoding DUF294 nucleotidyltransferase-like domain-containing protein gives MQNVVELLKQTKPFDLLPESVLVGIADSLVETKYSKDTLAYRQEITAMQGVDILVKGEYETFFFDAAENKRSIEIHHSPYCFGGISVLLNRTKALKSVMAKKGTVVYNLPRQEFLALCSAYEEFFQFYTTDFGKRMLDDEFSHFVKTPASFEESYIAAEQLYSRKIDGIIYKDIVSCYAETPIFEAARHMAKHRVSCLFVKDTEDNIIGYATDLTLRDNVIAKRIDAEKPIASVMDNPILSISHQAYLYEAVLMMFSTKARYLLVEKDGKYVGFLSRNRLLSEQGQSPLVFIQSVKLAETTDELRQKWNYVPEVIKQLLGRGINAEITNQVITTIADTIAIKVIEKVIREMGEPPAKFVFMITGSEGRKEQTLKTDQDNAIIYEDKANEHREMVRAYFLSFATKVSDYLNDIGFVYCKGGYMASNPDWTHSLSHWKKNYKKWIEETVPENAIKFSTFFDCRFLYGDRQIIEQLKEFLEEELQKPNDRFFAFIGKNALQYEPPLTFFNNIKTETIGKTEVFNIKNAMTPIVDLVRVYALKKRVYQENTGERLKKLMELGVFTPEQYQELYQSYYYLMALRLENQANQILVEKIEPNNYIRIEKLTKIEKVTLKEIFKTINNFQVGIKMRFTNNILG, from the coding sequence ATGCAGAACGTAGTAGAACTTTTAAAACAGACCAAACCCTTTGATCTTCTCCCCGAAAGTGTGTTAGTAGGTATTGCCGATTCGCTGGTCGAGACCAAATATTCGAAAGATACCTTGGCTTACAGACAAGAAATAACAGCGATGCAAGGTGTTGATATCTTGGTAAAAGGTGAATATGAGACCTTCTTTTTCGATGCCGCGGAAAACAAAAGATCTATAGAAATACACCATTCGCCCTACTGCTTCGGTGGTATATCCGTATTGCTGAATAGAACAAAAGCGCTGAAATCTGTCATGGCCAAAAAGGGAACAGTAGTGTACAACCTGCCGCGACAAGAATTTCTAGCATTGTGCAGTGCCTATGAGGAGTTTTTTCAGTTTTATACCACCGATTTCGGAAAGCGGATGCTCGACGACGAGTTTTCCCATTTTGTCAAGACACCAGCGAGTTTCGAAGAGAGTTATATCGCTGCAGAGCAACTGTATTCGCGAAAAATTGATGGCATTATCTATAAAGATATTGTATCCTGCTATGCAGAGACGCCTATTTTCGAAGCCGCTAGACATATGGCAAAACATAGGGTCAGTTGTTTATTCGTAAAAGATACAGAAGATAATATCATAGGTTATGCTACTGACCTTACGCTGCGCGACAACGTGATTGCGAAGCGTATCGATGCAGAAAAGCCCATCGCCAGCGTGATGGACAATCCCATTCTTTCGATATCGCATCAAGCTTACCTCTATGAAGCAGTACTAATGATGTTCAGTACCAAAGCTCGATACCTGTTGGTGGAAAAAGATGGCAAGTATGTGGGCTTTCTGAGCAGAAACAGGCTTTTAAGCGAGCAGGGACAATCGCCCTTGGTATTTATCCAATCAGTAAAACTTGCAGAAACAACGGATGAACTACGTCAAAAGTGGAACTATGTGCCCGAGGTGATCAAGCAACTACTGGGGCGTGGCATCAATGCGGAGATTACGAATCAGGTGATTACCACCATAGCTGATACCATCGCTATCAAGGTGATTGAGAAGGTAATTCGTGAGATGGGCGAACCGCCTGCAAAATTTGTTTTTATGATCACGGGCAGCGAGGGCCGAAAAGAACAAACTCTTAAAACCGATCAGGACAATGCGATCATTTACGAGGATAAGGCCAATGAGCATCGCGAGATGGTGCGTGCCTATTTCTTGAGCTTTGCGACAAAGGTTTCCGACTATTTAAACGATATCGGCTTTGTTTATTGTAAGGGTGGGTATATGGCCAGTAATCCAGATTGGACACATTCACTATCCCATTGGAAAAAGAACTATAAAAAGTGGATCGAAGAAACAGTACCGGAAAATGCGATTAAATTCTCCACATTTTTTGATTGTCGATTTCTGTACGGCGATCGTCAAATAATCGAGCAGCTGAAGGAGTTTTTGGAAGAAGAGTTGCAGAAACCAAATGATCGCTTCTTTGCGTTCATCGGAAAAAATGCTTTGCAATATGAACCGCCTTTGACGTTCTTCAACAACATAAAGACCGAAACTATTGGTAAAACCGAAGTGTTTAACATCAAGAATGCGATGACACCGATTGTCGATTTGGTTCGTGTTTATGCACTAAAGAAACGAGTTTATCAGGAAAATACCGGCGAACGGTTAAAAAAACTTATGGAACTTGGCGTATTCACTCCTGAGCAATACCAAGAACTTTACCAAAGTTACTACTATTTGATGGCGCTGCGACTGGAGAACCAGGCAAACCAGATACTGGTTGAGAAGATCGAGCCAAATAACTACATCAGGATTGAAAAGCTGACAAAAATCGAAAAGGTGACGTTAAAGGAAATTTTTAAAACTATAAACAACTTTCAGGTCGGTATAAAGATGCGATTCACCAACAATATTTTAGGATAA
- a CDS encoding helix-turn-helix transcriptional regulator, which yields MLVKGKIVELDEWLFIEEIPDVYVPEKPLVESRVEIKRSPVHMTNFQLSTSGLFVLYSQMSFDQPVHIHTEIEGEAITSQFIFYKTNDSKLPYGMSRHNIRYIPSVKTTHEVKEGIAYSYFIAVISKEYYLNLIKRDSLLHKHFVDDIEKGLYTSFSEEDLMATYEMQHTISELVESKKTGEIRRLHTESRVVELLMYQFEQYNDRSQQSTPLFNDDDVARLELARQILEQRLANPPTQRELASEVLMSESKLRKDFKEYFSVTIHDYLTRLRMEKARSYLLEDKMSVYEVALLTGFGHQNNFSSAFKKYYGISPGELKL from the coding sequence ATGCTGGTAAAAGGTAAAATAGTGGAATTGGATGAATGGCTTTTTATCGAAGAGATTCCTGATGTTTATGTGCCGGAAAAGCCTCTTGTAGAAAGTAGGGTAGAGATTAAGCGCAGTCCCGTCCATATGACCAACTTTCAGTTGTCTACCAGCGGTTTGTTTGTGCTTTATTCCCAGATGTCTTTCGATCAACCCGTACACATTCATACGGAGATAGAAGGCGAGGCTATCACCAGCCAGTTTATTTTTTATAAGACCAATGATAGCAAACTACCTTATGGTATGAGCCGTCATAATATTCGTTATATCCCATCAGTCAAAACCACCCACGAAGTAAAAGAAGGAATCGCCTATAGCTATTTTATTGCCGTCATTTCTAAAGAGTACTACCTTAATCTTATCAAGCGTGATTCGTTGCTTCATAAACACTTTGTAGATGATATCGAGAAAGGCCTTTACACATCATTCTCTGAGGAGGATCTTATGGCTACCTACGAGATGCAGCATACGATTTCTGAACTGGTAGAATCCAAGAAGACGGGTGAAATCCGAAGGTTGCATACCGAATCCCGTGTTGTGGAATTGTTGATGTATCAATTCGAGCAATATAATGACAGGTCGCAGCAGAGTACGCCACTTTTTAACGATGACGATGTTGCTCGTCTAGAATTGGCGAGACAAATATTGGAACAAAGATTGGCCAATCCACCCACTCAGCGTGAATTGGCCTCAGAAGTACTGATGAGTGAAAGCAAGTTGCGGAAGGATTTTAAAGAATATTTTTCCGTTACGATACACGACTACCTAACACGGTTGCGTATGGAAAAAGCACGATCCTACCTGCTGGAAGACAAAATGTCGGTTTATGAGGTCGCGCTGTTGACCGGTTTTGGTCATCAGAACAATTTTAGCAGCGCTTTCAAGAAATACTACGGCATTTCTCCGGGAGAATTGAAGTTATAA